GAATTATCTTATGTAGAAAATGAGATAAAGGACTCCAAATAATAGACAAAAGGAGAAAAGGGGTTTTTGCCTCTTTTCTTTTTGTAAAATTTTTATTATTATACGAATATATATTTATATCTTTTTAATTTACAAATTATATGTCAAGACCAAGATTATGTAGAAAAGTAAGCACAAAAGCTGTTTCAAAATATTTCAAACCCCAAGGAATTCCTATGAGAAATTTGGATATTGTTTTTTTGTCTCATGAAGAAATAGAAGCGCTTAATTTGAAAAATATAAAAAATTTGGATCAAATAGAATCAGCAAAAAAAATGAATACATCACAGAGTACATTTCAAAGAATTTTGTCATCAGCTTACAAAAAAATAAGTGATGCTATGTTAAATGGAAAAGCAATAAAAATTAAAGATTAAAAATTTATGAGTACATTTTATCTTATATTATTTTCTACACTTTGCGTGAGTATGATTTCTTTATCTGGTGTACTTGTTTTGTTTTTTAAGGAAAATATTTTGCGAAAAATAATTCTTTTTTTGGTTGCATTTTCTGCAGGAGCACTTATGGGTGGAGCATTATTTCATTTATTACCAGAAGCTATAGAAATAATGGATAATAGTTTTATGGTGTATGTTTGGATTATGATAGGATTTTCTACATTTTTCTTTTTGGAGCAATTTATACATTGGCATCATTGTCACAAATTGCCAAGTGAACACAAAGAGCCATTTACGTATTTGGTGCTTATATCCGACTCTGTTCATAATTTTATAGATGGAAC
This region of Patescibacteria group bacterium genomic DNA includes:
- a CDS encoding DUF134 domain-containing protein; translated protein: MSRPRLCRKVSTKAVSKYFKPQGIPMRNLDIVFLSHEEIEALNLKNIKNLDQIESAKKMNTSQSTFQRILSSAYKKISDAMLNGKAIKIKD